A single Antechinus flavipes isolate AdamAnt ecotype Samford, QLD, Australia chromosome 5, AdamAnt_v2, whole genome shotgun sequence DNA region contains:
- the DENND6B gene encoding protein DENND6B isoform X2 → MRQSGGQRSPRSMDDDDGYNKGAPVTLQRETAHLFGYVYFRQVKDSAVKRGYFQKSLVLVSRLPYVNLFQSLLNLIAPEYFEKLVPCLEAVCNEIDQWPPPVPGQTLNLPVMGVVIQVRIPSRVDKLESSPVKQFNQENLLPAPLVLSSVNELDLFRCFQPVLIHIQLLWELMLLGEPLVVMAPSPTISSEMVLALTSCLTPLKFCCDYRPYFTIHDSEFKEYTTRTQAPPNVVLGVTNPFFIKTLQHWPHILRIGELKMSGDLPKQVKMKKLTKLKTLDTKPGLYTSYKTYLHKDKTLIKRLLKGIQRKRPSEVQSALIRRHLLELTQSFIIPLEHYMASLMPLQRAVTPWKTPPQIRPFRQDDFLKTLEHAGPQLTCVLKGDWLGLYRRFFKSPNFDGWYRQRHREMTQKLEALHLEVICEANILTWVKDKSEVEIVDLVLKLREKLIQAQAHQLPVKEETLRRVALYIDTVIGSLPDDLQTVLRHP, encoded by the exons ATGCGCCAGTCGGGGGGACAGAGGAGCCCCCGCTCtatggatgatgatgatggctatAACAAAGGGGCTCCTGTCACCCTGCAG AGAGAGACTGCTCACTTGTTTGGCTACGTGTACTTCAGGCAGGTGAAGGACAGTGCAGTGAAGAGAGGCTACTTCCAGAAG TCACTGGTGCTGGTGTCCCGCCTGCCCTATGTGAATTTGTTCCAGTCGCTGCTGAACCTCATTGCTCCTGAGTACTTTGAGAAGCTGGTTCCATGCTTGGAGGCGG TATGCAATGAGATTGACCAGTGGCCCCCCCCAGTGCCAGGCCAGACTCTGAATCTGCCTGTGATGGGAGTCGTCATACAG GTCCGGATCCCATCCCGTGTAGACAAGTTAGAGTCAAGCCCTGTGAAGCAGTTTAACCAGGAG AACCTGCTTCCTGCCCCATTGGTTCTCTCTAGTGTTAATGAGCTGGATCTTTTCAG GTGTTTCCAGCCTGTGCTCATTCACATCCAACTTCTGTGGGAGCTGATGCTCCTGGGGGAGCCCCTGGTCGTCATGGCACCGTCTCCAACCATCTCGTCAGAGATGGTGCTGGCCCTGACCAG CTGTCTCACTCCTCTCAAGTTCTGCTGTGACTACCGGCCCTACTTCACCATCCATGACAGCGAGTTCAAGGAGTACACCACCCGGACCCAGGCCCC aCCGAATGTTGTCCTGGGAGTCACAAATCCTTTCTTCATCAAAACACTTCAGCATTGGCCACACATCCTCCGGATTGGAGAGCTCAAAATGTCAG GGGACCTTCCCAAGCAAGTCAAGATGAAGAAACTCACCAAGTTGAAGACCCTGGACACCAAGCCAG GGCTTTACACCTCCTACAAAACCTACCTGCACAAGGACAAAACGCTCATTAAGAGGCTGTTGAAG GGCATCCAGAGGAAGCGGCCTTCGGAAGTGCAGAGCGCTCTGATTCGACGCCACCTCCTAGAGCTCACACAGAGTTTCATCATCCCCCTG GAGCACTACATGGCCAGCCTGATGCCCCTGCAGAGGGCAGTCACACCCTGGAAG ACTCCCCCCCAGATCCGTCCCTTCCGCCAGGATGATTTCCTAAAGACCCTAGAGCACGCCGGCCCCCAGCTTACCTGTGTCCTCAAGGGTGATTGGCTCGGCCTGTACAG GAGGTTTTTCAAATCTCCAAATTTTGATGGCTGGTACCGGCAGCGACACAGGGAGATGACCCAGAAGCTGGAGGCGCTGCACCTGGAGGTGATCTGCGAGGCG AACATCCTGACGTGGGTGAAGGACAAGTCTGAGGTGGAGATCGTCGATCTGGTTCTGAAGCTGCGAGAAAAGCTC atcCAGGCCCAGGCCCACCAGCTCCCAGTGAAGGAGGAGACGCTGCGGCGGGTGGCGCTATACATTGACACAGTCATCGGTTCCCTGCCCGATGACCTGCAGACCGTCCTGCGGCACCCCTGA